The sequence below is a genomic window from Ovis canadensis isolate MfBH-ARS-UI-01 breed Bighorn chromosome 1, ARS-UI_OviCan_v2, whole genome shotgun sequence.
TCCCAGAGAAGATCCGACTGAAAGAATAGACTGAGACCCCTCTTTaagaagaagaagatttagaGATGATGGAGAGGTGAAGCACAGCACAAGCCCAGCTGGGCGAGGGGCCCTTGGGGGGACAGCTCGATCCAGAGGCTCCAGGAGACTTGGAGCCAGCCCCCCCGGGCGAGGGCAGTTCTGTCAAGCACTGCACATGGACTCGGAGGTgagaagagaagcagaggagaGGCAGGGGTAGAGGGTGGGAGAGGTGGGGCTCCCTCCTGCTCTACAGTCCAGTCACAGCCACCGCCTTAGGGGTTCACATCACCCGAGGAGGAAATGTGTACGTGGTGTTTTTGATTTAAGAACATGAACATCATTGTCTGCCACAGCTGTAGCCATGCCCCAGGGGCCCCGGGCATCCCCCGGCAAACCCCAGGAGTGGGGGCAGGACATGcgcccccagcctggcccctccCTCCTCTGAACACTTTCATGCAAACACACAATGGAGGAGTGAGTGCTCCCAGGAGCCCTCCAGGCTTTGGAGCTCTGCTGGAAGCCTCGCCCACGCTGGGGCACGGAGGCTCTGTCCCCAGAAGCAGCCAGGGGACACATGCCACCACGCGGCATCATTTGGGTCACTGTTCCTCCGGCTCCACCTCATCCTCGTCTAAGGACACCACCCCAGAAGAAGCTACGTCAGAGGCTTGCCGCTGCCGTTCCCAGCTGCTCACTGGTGGCAGGCAGAGTGGCTGGCAGTCCTTGCAGGGGGCTGGCTCCTCCTCAGCGGGAGAAAGGCAGGACTCTGTGAGGGGCGAACTGTAGAGGGAGTCCTGGGCCTCCAGTGGGCCCAGGCTGCGGAAGGCACTTTCCCGGCTGGGGGGCAGTTTGGCGAGGAGCAGCTCATCGCCCAGCAGCTGGGAAGCCAGGCGGGCTGGGGAGCCCAGCAACCCGTCCTCCAGGCTGCACAGACTAGAGCACAGGGTCTCTGGGGACACGGTCTGCGAGCAGTCGCTCTCAGGTTCCACGGAGCCCTGGCGCACAGGCCGGGAGAATCTGTGGCCAGTGAAGAGGTCCTGGAGGTGGGGCCCCAGGGGCAGCTGCCCAGCCAGGTCTGcagggggagagaaagaagacagcCCTGCTAGCCCCATTTCAATTGGCCTGCCACATCCTCCCGGCTCCCAGCCTCACAGGAGCTGAGTAACTTggagcaagttgcttaacctctcagTGCCTTAGTTTCCTTAACGGTGAACTGGAGGTTATAACTTCATGGGATTTTTGAGAGAACAACAGACTCTAGAACTTGGTGAGAGTCAATAAATACAGGGATACTGTACATGGCGCAGGTGGCTCACTGCACAAGGGGCACCTATCCAAGGCTGAACTCAGCCCACAGTCCCTGCCAAGCAGCATGCCCTAGCATGAGGCTATCCCCACCAGAAAAACGCATCCCTGTTTCTAACTTCCACAGATTCCACAGGGGCTAGTAGTGGCCTTGGATAAATGTTGGGCGTTATCATTATACCAAGGGTCAAAAGAGGCCTGGAACTCAAATAAAAGCACTTGTGGTTCAGGCATCCTAATCAGTCCCCTTAAGACCACAGCAGCAATCCCCAATCTGCTCTAACGTACTACCCACCCTGGAGAACTTGTTAATTAGCCGGAGGGGATGGGCCACCGGGTAGAGGCAATCTTCAAAGGCATAGAGGTGGGGGGATGGTGGCCTGTGAGGTTTGAGCCTAGA
It includes:
- the FAM131A gene encoding protein FAM131A isoform X2; protein product: MLPKSRRALTIQEIAALARSSLHGISQVVKDHVTKPTAMAQGRVAHLIEWKGWSKPSDSPAALESAFSSYSDLSEGEQEARFAAGVAEQFAIAEAKLRAWSSVDGEDSTDESYDEDFAGGTDSDLAGQLPLGPHLQDLFTGHRFSRPVRQGSVEPESDCSQTVSPETLCSSLCSLEDGLLGSPARLASQLLGDELLLAKLPPSRESAFRSLGPLEAQDSLYSSPLTESCLSPAEEEPAPCKDCQPLCLPPVSSWERQRQASDVASSGVVSLDEDEVEPEEQ